One genomic window of Euwallacea fornicatus isolate EFF26 chromosome 7, ASM4011564v1, whole genome shotgun sequence includes the following:
- the LOC136340046 gene encoding tetratricopeptide repeat protein 39C-like codes for MASFTDSPIFEKAEDDGATKKNQGTKEPEWITARGGINLLVNNNHTESEELFLQYPDSLVMYAGYSFTVFMDALMSFEDEKLTKAILILREVEKRCTTQNGWFKSISQKVFGSSSDSAASQSLAEQLEAQIILADSQVCLAILTFLQQDLSGYFKGGWVLRKAWKVYQRTYKEILTLYRERIGELHLPDPITTPLSPAADLEEDWEVPEHELNGYPSSASSRLPHSHSLNFNPKGNSLAEPSLNNNTKKANRPTNLSLKKSVSITESLSSRRRGFSRLSLSNTLSLSNITFSIRDIFPISGQSHTEIIDKKTIMRLMGAISFGYGLFQLGVSLLPPSFTRLMSILGFAANRHTGIACLMYARLGIDMRAPLASLALLWYHTIVRPFYAIDGVNVQAGVEAAMVLINESKKEFANSALFLFFAGRTHRLNSDIPTALQSFQMATDNANHREIKILCFHEIGWCHLIELEYQEAMGTFVYLKQASRWSRCFYVYMTAICCGSVGNFSNYAIFDELRKMSGTSRSGQLDEFLTRRLKCCPKDSEDAKNFSDVFFKLFVFEMLYLWNALASCSLENIDVVVSECLKVTSAKDEPKKGMANLILGSCYGIQQQYKEAANCFRKCLDQRTNEPGNAEDAHISAFAQYELGNILIQHSETKEEGKCQLQQINKYSRYDFEARLNVRVLSMLRHLGSKLSNEHLQILPEVYNEESYLINDRHSDRLSTASSSCFKEPSVDSSFECEDQTYCKHTITHCLNKQLRPMDFVGPPCDQKIRIKWVKNGAIMMIIAIITWYGHHVWTQFSILKDDAKSLDGRISDVVEARLDTLYQLDEISSMVKELRQNQEIFKVTIKKMIQQEMNKIYSDKTGRTDFALESAGGRIIQLTQGTENYGQAKSCLLDIPLYEGMHGPRAMIQSGTSPGQCWAFKGSIGGVIIKLLGPTEIDAISMEHISKAISPSGDSKTAPKDFIAWGMKSMTNTGTLLGQFIYDIEGPLVQTFTVSNPTHEIYEFIELKVMSNYGHPDFTCVYRFRVHGVMRMATDQ; via the exons ATGGCAAGTTTTACTGATtctccaatttttgagaaagcTGAAGATGATGGAGCTACAAAGAAGAACCAAGGAACGAAGGAACCCGAGTGGATCACTGCAAGAGGAGGAATAAACTTGTTAGTCAACAACAATCACACTGAATCTGaggaattatttttgcaataccCCGATAGCTTGGTCATGTATGCCGGGTATTCATTCACAGTATTCATg GATGCTTTAATGAGCTTCGAAGAtgaaaaactcacaaaagcaATACTAATTTTGAGAGAAGTAGAGAAGCGCTGCACCACACAGAATGGGTGGTTTAAGTCAATTTCTCAGAAGGTGTTTGGATCCAGCAGTGACAGTGCAGCATCGCAATCTTTAGCTGAGCAATTAGAGGCTCAAATCATATTAGCCGATTCTCAA gtGTGTTTAGCTATATTAACGTttcttcaacaagatttatcAGGGTACTTCAAAGGAGGATGGGTGCTGAGGAAAGCATGGAAGGTTTATCAGAGAACTTATAAAGAGATTCTTACATTATATAGAGAAAGAATTGGCGAATTGCATCTTCCAG ACCCCATAACAACACCTTTATCTCCAGCAGCAGATCTAGAAGAAGATTGGGAAGTTCCAGAACATGAACTTAACGGGTATCCCTCTTCTGCCTCTTCCCGTCTTCCTCACTCTCACTCCCTCAACTTCAACCCTAAAGGAAACAGCCTTGCGGAACCCTCTCTgaataataatacaaaaaaagcgAACAGGCCCACAAATTTGAGCCTAAAAAAGTCGGTTTCCATTACAGAGTCTTTGAGTTCCAGGCGCAGGGGTTTCTCAAGGCTTAGTCTGTCTAATACTCTTTCCCTTTCAAATATCACTTTCTCTATTAGAgatattttcccaatttctgGACAATCACATAC GGAGATTATAGACAAGAAAACAATCATGAGACTCATGGGGGCTATTTCGTTCGGTTATGGACTGTTCCAATTAGGGGTGTCTCTTCTACCTCCTTCCTTTACTAGGCTTATGAGTATTCTCGGCTTTGCTGCAAATAGACACACTGGGATTGCTTGTTTAATGTATGCAAGGCTGGGAATTGATATGAGGGCTCCGTTGGCCAG TTTGGCCCTTCTGTGGTACCACACTATTGTCCGCCCTTTCTATGCAATTGATGGCGTAAACGTGCAAGCAGGTGTCGAAGCGGCAATGGTACTCATCAATGAATCTAAGAAGGAATTTGCAAATTCAGCCTTATTCCTTTTTTTCGCTGGCAGAACTCATAGACTCAAT tcCGATATTCCAACAGCTTTGCAGTCTTTCCAAATGGCCACTGACAATGCAAATCACCGTGAAATCAAGATTTTATGCTTTCATGAAATTGGATGGTGTCACCTCATTGAATTGGAGTACCAGGAGGCAATGGGAACCTTTGTTTACTTGAAACAGGCCAGTAGATGGTCGCGGTGCTTTTACGTTTACATGACTGCTATATGTTGTG GTTCTGTTGGAAATTTCAGCAACTATGCAATATTCGATGAGCTCCGAAAGATGTCTGGAACCAGCAGAAGTGGACAGCTAGACGAGTTTTTAACCAGAAGGTTGAAATGTTGTCCTAAGGACAGCGAGGACGCCAAGAACTTCAGCgatgtatttttcaaattatttgtgTTTGAAATGCTGTATTTGTGGAACGCTTTGGCCAGCTGCAGCCTTGAAAACATTGACGTAGTGGTGTCGG AATGCCTGAAAGTAACTTCTGCAAAAGATGAGCCAAAAAAAGGGATGGCGAATCTAATTTTGGGTTCCTGCTATGGAATTCAGCAGCAGTATAAAGAAGCTGCGAATTGTTTTAGGAAGTGTTTGGACCAAAGGACAAACGAGCCTGGAAATGCTGAAGATGCACATATTTCTGCTTTTGCCCAGTATGAGCTGGGGAACATTTTAATCCAACATTCAGAG ACTAAAGAGGAGGGCAAATGCCAACTTCAGCAAATCAACAAATACAGTCGTTATGATTTTGAGGCGAGGCTTAATGTTAGGGTGCTTTCAATGCTTAGACATTTGGGTT CAAAGCTCTCCAACGAACACTTGCAGATCCTACCTGAGGTTTACAATGAAGAAAGTTATCTTATAAACGACCGCCACAGCGATCGTTTGTCAACAGCAAGCTCAAGCTGCTTCAAAGAGCCTTCGGTGGATAGTTCTTTTGAGTGCGAAGATCAAACGTACTGTAAACATACAATAACGCATTGCCTGAATAAGCAGCTAAGGCCGATGGATTTCGTTGGGCCTCCTTGTGACCAAAAAATCCGCATTAAGTGGGTTAAAAACGGTGCTATAATGATGATTATAG CCATAATTACTTGGTATGGTCACCACGTGTGGACGCAGTTCAGCATACTCAAGGACGATGCTAAATCACTCGAC GGTAGAATAAGCGACGTTGTAGAAGCGCGATTAGACACTTTGTATCAACTAGACGAGATCAGCAGCATGGTCAAGGAGCTTAGGCAAAATCAAG agatctttaaggtgacaattaaaaaaatgattcagCAAGAAATGAACAAGATCTATAGCGACAAAACTGGACGAACAGATTTCGCTTTGGAGTCTGCAGGCGGTAGAATAATCCAGCTCACGCAAGGAACTGAGAACTATGGCCAAGCTAAAAGCTGCTTACTGGATATTCCTTTATATGAAGGAATGCATGGGCCAAGAGCGATGATACAA AGCGGCACCTCTCCTGGTCAATGTTGGGCTTTTAAAGGCTCTATCGGAGGGGTGATAATAAAACTCTTAGGGCCGACGGAAAttgatgcaattagtatggaGCACATCTCGAAGGCAATTTCCCCCTCTGGGGACTCTAAAACTGCTCCCAAAGATTTCATTGCTTGG GGCATGAAATCCATGACCAATACGGGAACGTTGCTGGGGCAATTTATATATGACATAGAAGGGCCTCTAGTACAAACTTTCACAGTCTCAAACCCTACTCATGAAATCTACGAATTCATCGAATTGAAGGTCATGTCCAATTACGGACATCCGGATTTTACTTGCGTTTATAG GTTTAGAGTCCATGGAGTAATGCGGATGGCAACGGATCAATGA
- the LOC136340038 gene encoding mitochondrial glycine transporter-like isoform X2, whose product MDIVTSYPVVKAFLAGSFSGTFSTVLFQPLDLVKTRLQNTPATFVNGRHGTISMISIFSNIIQQEHLRGLWRGMTPSITRCVPGVGLYFSSLDYIKTHYLKGCTPTALESVTMGFCARSMSGAILIPITVVKTRFESGVYNYNSVLSALKHIYRNEGFKGMTCGLVPTLFRDAPFSGLYLMFYSQTKQVIPKDLVNSVYACPLHFTCGVTAGILASMVTQPADVLKTKMQLYPNKFNGLWSVMVYVHNNYGVQGYFKGLVPRMLRRTLMAAMAWTVYEQLSKKLGLK is encoded by the exons ATGGATATTGTTACCAGT tatcCCGTAGTAAAGGCCTTCCTGGCTGGTTCATTTTCTGGCACTTTTTCAACAGTCCTATTCCAGCCCTTGGATTTAGTTAAAACTAGGTTACAAAACACACCAGCTACTTTTGTGAA CGGACGTCATGGCACTATCAGCATGATCAGTATTTTCAGTAACATCATACAGCAGGAGCATTTACGAGGCTTATGGAGGGGTATGACACCT TCAATCACGAGATGTGTACCTGGAGTGGGCCTCTATTTCTCATCTCTGGATTATATTAAAACACATTACTTAAAAGGATGCACGCCTACAGCACTGGAGTCAGTTACCATGGGATTCTGTGCACGCTCTATGAGCGGGGCCATTCTAATTCCTATCACTGTAGTGAAAACCAG ATTTGAAAGTGGCGTGTATAATTACAACAGTGTGCTGTCTGCCCTAAAGCACATATATCGTAATGAAGGTTTCAAGGGCATGACATGCGGACTTGTGCCCACTTTGTTTAGGGACGCTCCCTTTTCTGGGCTCTACCTGATGTTCTATTCCCAAACCAAACAAGTTATTCCAAAGG atttagtgAATTCCGTTTACGCCTGTCCTCTTCACTTCACTTGTGGAGTAACTGCGGGCATTTTGGCCTCAATGGTGACCCAACCGGCTGACGTCCTCAAAACGAAAATGCAACTTTACCCCAACAAATTTAATGGTCTTTGGTCCGTGATGGTTTATGTGCATAATAATTACGGAGTGCAGGGATACTTTAAGGGTCTGGTTCCCAGGATGCTGCGACGTACATTAATGGCTGCCATGGCCTGGACGGTGTACGAACAGCTATCCAAGAAATTAGGTTTAAAGTAG
- the LOC136340038 gene encoding mitochondrial glycine transporter A-like isoform X1, which yields MKIIYHVNNVDPPTPPGGQTLPLQKKEFLANYPVVKAFLAGSFSGTFSTVLFQPLDLVKTRLQNTPATFVNGRHGTISMISIFSNIIQQEHLRGLWRGMTPSITRCVPGVGLYFSSLDYIKTHYLKGCTPTALESVTMGFCARSMSGAILIPITVVKTRFESGVYNYNSVLSALKHIYRNEGFKGMTCGLVPTLFRDAPFSGLYLMFYSQTKQVIPKDLVNSVYACPLHFTCGVTAGILASMVTQPADVLKTKMQLYPNKFNGLWSVMVYVHNNYGVQGYFKGLVPRMLRRTLMAAMAWTVYEQLSKKLGLK from the exons atgaaaataatctaCCACGTCAACAATGTAGATCCACCAACCCCCCCGGGGGGCCAAACGTTGCCCTTAcagaaaaaagaatttttggcaaat tatcCCGTAGTAAAGGCCTTCCTGGCTGGTTCATTTTCTGGCACTTTTTCAACAGTCCTATTCCAGCCCTTGGATTTAGTTAAAACTAGGTTACAAAACACACCAGCTACTTTTGTGAA CGGACGTCATGGCACTATCAGCATGATCAGTATTTTCAGTAACATCATACAGCAGGAGCATTTACGAGGCTTATGGAGGGGTATGACACCT TCAATCACGAGATGTGTACCTGGAGTGGGCCTCTATTTCTCATCTCTGGATTATATTAAAACACATTACTTAAAAGGATGCACGCCTACAGCACTGGAGTCAGTTACCATGGGATTCTGTGCACGCTCTATGAGCGGGGCCATTCTAATTCCTATCACTGTAGTGAAAACCAG ATTTGAAAGTGGCGTGTATAATTACAACAGTGTGCTGTCTGCCCTAAAGCACATATATCGTAATGAAGGTTTCAAGGGCATGACATGCGGACTTGTGCCCACTTTGTTTAGGGACGCTCCCTTTTCTGGGCTCTACCTGATGTTCTATTCCCAAACCAAACAAGTTATTCCAAAGG atttagtgAATTCCGTTTACGCCTGTCCTCTTCACTTCACTTGTGGAGTAACTGCGGGCATTTTGGCCTCAATGGTGACCCAACCGGCTGACGTCCTCAAAACGAAAATGCAACTTTACCCCAACAAATTTAATGGTCTTTGGTCCGTGATGGTTTATGTGCATAATAATTACGGAGTGCAGGGATACTTTAAGGGTCTGGTTCCCAGGATGCTGCGACGTACATTAATGGCTGCCATGGCCTGGACGGTGTACGAACAGCTATCCAAGAAATTAGGTTTAAAGTAG
- the LOC136340047 gene encoding protein LLP homolog translates to MAKSLRSKWRRKCRAVKRVRYGAKELERLKKTLANDPLTKKNSNEVKNLIEGIEEIANVITPKEIEENNQESQEESTLMDIDEIRKEFNSKTLRDKNGAYPVWVHPRKIKAGKKKNRKMKKKVSKLKPKSKKSMK, encoded by the coding sequence ATGGCCAAAAGTCTAAGAAGTAAATGGAGACGCAAATGTCGGGCTGTGAAAAGGGTCCGTTACGGGGCAAAGGAACTGGAACGTCTGAAGAAGACGTTGGCAAACGACCCTTTAACTAAGAAGAACAGCAACGAAGTGAAAAATCTTATAGAAGGAATAGAAGAGATTGCCAATGTAATCACTCCTaaggaaattgaagaaaataatcaaGAATCACAGGAAGAGTCAACTCTGATGGACATAGATGAAATTAGGAAAGAGTTCAATTCTAAAACACTGAGAGATAAGAACGGAGCTTATCCAGTATGGGTACATCCTAGGAAAATTAAAGCtggaaagaagaaaaatagaaaaatgaaaaagaaagtgtcaaagttgaaGCCAAAAAGTAAGAAAAGCATGAAATGA
- the Usp30 gene encoding ubiquitin carboxyl-terminal hydrolase 30 homolog: MESEKILVAAGLTAAAVVGAFVFWGPSTGSGSRKGRLAGLVNLGRTCFLNAILHALAACPHFVQWLEKDSSRVTSLRCTLATVLSVVNGTNKSVQDSFAPAAVINALKRLGWVIPAGEQDAHELLNVILTTLDEEIQKMSRKAGCLSDALGMNEIEDSDDNESELSSMGSVMSLNEICRSTGALSFRNSGIRRNRWISRSCRALQMSGPPLQPSGHPFTGTLTSQLRCTDCGYKTAVRYDKFESLSLPLPNGAGDLGWGRHKLHQLLTNFVTPEVVPDVHCEGCNRDRDPADHPVLSRQIKILNFGKLPICLCIHISRNTWSPNGMSKRQDYIQFPMRLSMSAYTFIQAHYQKKVPGTYMSTSEGGSPLSSSTPLCWSGATLSEMSNELRNVYQLAAVVVHTGDAHSGHFVTYRRGHQNNRWFYTSDVEIKEVSVDEVLQSTAYLLFYEKSSLMGGF, encoded by the exons ATGGAATCGGAGAAAATACTTGTAGCAGCAGGTCTTACTGCTGCTGCTGTAGTGGGAGCATTTGTATTTTGGGGTCCTTCAACCGGCTCCGGGAGCCGAAAGGGACGCCTAGCAGGTTTAGTCAATTTAGGAAGAACCTGCTTTTTAAATGCAATTCTCCATGCATTAGCTGCCTGTCCCCATTTTGTGCAATGGCTCGAAAAAGACTCTTCCAGGGTTACTAGTCTGAGATGCACATTAGCCACAGTATTATCAG TTGTAAATGGTACCAATAAGTCTGTTCAAGATAGTTTTGCCCCTGCTGCTGTTATTAATGCCTTGAAAAGATTAGGTTGGGTTATACCCGCAGGGGAACAAGATGCTCATGAgcttttaaatgtaattttgactACATTAGATGAGGAAATCCAGAAAATGAGCCGAAAGGCTGG GTGTCTTTCAGATGCCCTTGGTATGAATGAAATAGAGGATAGTGATGATAATGAATCAGAACTTAGTTCTATGGGCAGTGTGATGTCTTTGAATGAGATTTGTAGATCTACCGGAGCTTTAAGTTTTCGGAATTCAGGGATTAGGAGAAATAGATGGATTTCTAG GTCTTGTCGAGCTTTGCAGATGTCTGGGCCCCCACTTCAACCATCAGGGCATCCCTTCACTGGGACTCTAACTAGTCAGCTACGATGCACTGACTGTGGTTATAAG ACAGCAGTTCGTTATGACAAATTTGAAAGCCTCTCCTTACCTCTTCCCAATGGAGCGGGCGATTTAGGATGGGGGCGTCATAAATTGCATCAACTTCTAACCAATTTCGTGACCCCTGAGGTGGTGCCAGATGTGCATTGTGAAGGTTGCAACAGAGACAGGGATCCTGCAGATCATCCTGTTTTGTCcagacaaattaaaattttaaatttcggaAAG TTACCAATATGCTTGTGTATTCATATCTCGAGAAATACATGGTCACCTAATGGGATGTCCAAGAGGCAGGATTATATTCAATTCCCGATGAGATTGTCCATGTCTGCTTATACATTTATTCAAGctcattatcaaaaaaaagtGCCAGGG ACTTATATGAGTACGAGCGAGGGAGGGAGCCCTCTTTCCAGTAGCACTCCCCTGTGCTGGAGTGGAGCAACACTTAGTGAAATGAGCAACGAATTGAGGAATGTTTATCAATTGGCTGCGGTAGTGGTTCACACTGGAGATGCTCATTCTGGGCATTTTGTAACCTATAGAAGGGGACATCAAAATAATCG CTGGTTTTATACCTCTGATGTTGAAATTAAGGAAGTTTCAGTGGATGAAGTCCTTCAAAGCACTGCTTATTTGCTGTTCTATGAAAAATCCTCCCTGATGGGCGGCTTTTAA
- the LOC136340040 gene encoding probable methylthioribulose-1-phosphate dehydratase yields MSVNHEREETSLDHPEHPRNLIPELCRQFYHLGWVTGTGGGISIKDGNKIYIAPSGVQKERIKSDDLFVQNIKGEDLELPHPAKKLKKSQCTPLFMCAYTMRNAGAVIHTHSKHALMATMLFPGKEFKCSHLEMIKGIKNQKLGRNFRFDEELVVPIIENTPFEEDLTERLEQAIKDYPHTCAVLVRRHGVYVWGDTWQQAKCMSECYDYLFDIVVQFKQFGINHTLTPEQYELKYQQNEKA; encoded by the exons ATGAGTGTGAATCATGAGAGAGAAGAGACGTCATTAGATCATCCAGAACATCCCAGAAATTTAATTCCAGAACTTTGCAGACAGTTCTACCATCTGGGATGGGTTACAGGCACAG GAGGAGGAATTAGCATCAAAGACGGTAACAAAATCTACATAGCTCCTTCTGGCGTACAAAAAGAGAGAATAAAATCTGATGACCTCTTTGTTCAAAACATAAAAG GTGAAGATTTAGAACTTCCCCATCCAgcgaaaaaactaaaaaagagCCAATGCACTCCTTTGTTTATGTGCGCCTATACAATGCGGAATGCTGGAGCTGTGATTCATACCCACTCCAAACATGCCCTTATGGCAACTATGCTTTTTCCAGGAAAAGAATTCAAGTGCTCCCACTTGGAGATGATTAAAG GCATAAAGAACCAAAAGTTGGGCAGAAATTTCCGATTTGATGAAGAATTGGTAGTCCCAATAATAGAAAATACCCCATTTGAGGAAGATTTAACAGAGAGACTGGAACAGGCTATTAAAGATTATCCTCATACTTGCGCAGTTTTAGTGAGGAGACATGGG gtATATGTGTGGGGAGATACCTGGCAGCAAGCCAAATGCATGTCTGAGTGCTATGACTATTTATTTGATATAGTAGTgcaatttaagcaatttgggaTTAACCACACTTTGACTCCTGAGCAGTATGAGCTCAAGTATCAGCAGAATGAAAAGGCATAA